The nucleotide sequence ATAAGGTAGTGGTTGCCGAAACCGGCATTGGTAAGGTGAACGCAGCTATGACCACGGCTTTGCTGCTCGATCATTTCCGGCCCCAGCGGGTTTTGTTTACGGGTATTGCGGGCGGTACCAATCCCGACCTTCAGCCGGGTGATATTGTCATTGCGGGCCGGACGGCTCACCACGATTACCAATCCATTACGTTCGATCAGAAGCCGACAATTCAGACGCGGGCGCTGTCGGGACAGATGAACCCGGTTTATTTCCCGGCCGATTCGATTATGCTGCAACATGCCCAGACGGCTGCCAAGACGGTTACGTTTGATCCTATTCCCGTGACGACCCGCCCACCGGCCGTTGTGACCGGAACGGTCGTTACAGGTGATCAGTTTATTTCATCGGCGCAGAAAGTGGCGCAACTGCGGCAGGACTTCAATGCCGATGCCACTGAGATGGAAGGCGCAGCCGTAGCGCAGGTATGCCACGAAATTCAGGTGCCGCTGCTGGTCATTCGGAGCCTGAGTGATCGGGCCGACAGCAACGCCCGGCGCGATATGCTCTCGTTTTATGAAACGGCGGCCCGCAATTCGGCCAAACTGGTTCTGGCAATCGTACAAACATTCTGAATAGTGCCTTCGTATGGCGAACACATGAAGCTTAGTGTGTTCCTTTGCCTCGGAAAAAGCCAGTTAATTTGATGGATAAGGGCTTTTTGTTCATATTTGATTGCTGTACACGTTCAGCCCGCAGGCTGCTTACTTCATGCTCGACGCTACTGACTTCCCATCAATGAATCCGTTTCGATCCTTTTGGTGGGCGGGTTATGAATGTACTGACCAACTCAACTGCTTTGGCAACCGGGTTGATTTTCTGCCGCTAACGGGTCACCTGCAGCTTCTGAAAGAAGACTACAAACATCTGGCCCCTTTTGATATCCAGACCGTACGGGAAGGGATTCGCTGGAGTCAGGTTGAGAAAACGGCCTACCAGTACGACTGGAGCGTTGTTGAACGTATGCTGGCCGAAGGGCATCGGCAGGGCATTCAGCAAATCTGGGATTTATGTCATTTTGGTTATCCCGATGACCTGACCCCCCTGCACCCAATGTTTGCCCGCCGGTTTGCCGCCATGTGTCGGGCCTTTGTTCGGTTTTATCGCGATCGTTACCCTGATGATGAATTGATCGTAACGCCTATCAATGAGGTAAGCTTTATGTCCTGGCTCGGAGGGGACGCCTGTGGAACCTCCCCGTACTGTACCAGGCAGGGGTGGGAAGTGAAAGTTGGTTTGATGCGGGCGTATATCGAGGGCGTGGCGGCCATGCGTGAGATTGACCCAACGATACGTATCCTGACAACCGAGCCCCTAGTGCAGATTGTGCCACCACTGAACGCTACCCGGCAGGCGATAATGGATGCGGCTATTGCCGATGAAAACCAGTTTCAGTCGGTCGATATGCTGGCCGGCTATCTGATGCCTGAACTGGGTGGTTCGCCCGATTATCTCGATCTGCTGGGTTTCAATTATTACTATAATAATCAGTGGGTAATCGGCTTCAATAATTTTCTGCCCTGGGCCGATCCAGTTCCTGATCCGCGGTGGGTTCCTTTTCGCCAGCTATTGACTAAGGCCTATCGTCGCTATAATCGACCGATTGTCCTGACCGAAACTAGCCATCCCGGCATCGATCGTCCGCATTGGATCGATATGATTGGTCGTGAATGCGCAGCCGTTATTCGGGCGGGCGTGCCGCTCCTGGGCGTCTGTCTGTATCCCATTGTGGATCGCCCCGACTGGGACCATCTTGACCGCTGGCATCATTCCGGCCTCTGGGATGCCGACCTGACGACGGATCCGCCCGGTCGTGTCCTGGTCCGCGATTATGCAGATGCGTTGTTACGGGCGCAGAATAAAGTGCAAATGGCGCAGATAGAGGTTAGTCAGCTGCCTGTTCTGTAAGACGGCTAAGCCAATGCGCTGAACCGCCGAATTACGGTCAAAGATAAATCTGCACCATCTTGTGCCAGTCGTCGGGGTGGTGAGCCCGGCCAGACCAGACAAATAATTCGTGCGGTATCTGCTTGGCAGATAAAGCCTCACTGAGCGCAAGATTGCTGCCCAGAAAAGGATCTTCGGCCCCAATAGTCAGCACAATGTCCAAGCGACGCAGGTGTTCAAGTACGGCACCGTCGGCCAGATTGGGCAGAAAGTGATTCGGCGTGTTAAAATAAATGTCGTCGTCGTAATACGTATCAAACAGGCTGGGAAACTCCGCAACGGGGGCCGATAGATCGTAGCGTCCGCTGAGGGCAACTACTTTGCCAAACCACTGCGGGTGTCGGAACGCAATATTCAGTGCATGATAAGCACCCAGGCTGCACCCGTGCGAGATCATAAATGGCTGCGGGTTTTTCAGGCGGGAAAGCGGCAGAACTTCGTTCAAAATGTACTGCTCATATTGACCATGTCGCCGGATTCGGTCAGAAGGGCCAATGTAGCGATTATAAATACTCTCGCTGTCAATACTGTCTACGCAGAAAAGCTGCAGCCAGCCCTGTTCGATCCGGTCGGCCAGGGCCGCTACGAGGCCAAAATTCTCGTAATCATAGAACCGGCCACGGCGGGTAGGGAAGACCAGTACCCGAGCCCCTGCATGGCCGAAAACGAGCAGCTCCATGTCGCGACCCAGATTGGGACTGTGCCATCTATGATACTCGCGCTGCATAGTCTGAGTAAGATTCATGAACGAAGATGGGCCCTTTAGGTTGAACCTGATACAGTTATCCGATAAACAAATCGTTAAAAAATATCGTTTCGGGCCTTCAGGGTCTGCTGCCAGACCCGATAACCTGCCGGACTTAAGTGCAGGCCGTCGCTCTCAAAAAACTCTTTTTTGGGCCGCCCGGCCGGACCCAGCAGG is from Spirosoma taeanense and encodes:
- a CDS encoding 5'-methylthioadenosine/adenosylhomocysteine nucleosidase produces the protein MNKFLVLLLLVSHISLAQRYKPQPITGLLGAFGAEVTLVKQSLKNPKTVVVDGVTFTTGRIGKHKVVVAETGIGKVNAAMTTALLLDHFRPQRVLFTGIAGGTNPDLQPGDIVIAGRTAHHDYQSITFDQKPTIQTRALSGQMNPVYFPADSIMLQHAQTAAKTVTFDPIPVTTRPPAVVTGTVVTGDQFISSAQKVAQLRQDFNADATEMEGAAVAQVCHEIQVPLLVIRSLSDRADSNARRDMLSFYETAARNSAKLVLAIVQTF
- a CDS encoding amine oxidase — protein: MLDATDFPSMNPFRSFWWAGYECTDQLNCFGNRVDFLPLTGHLQLLKEDYKHLAPFDIQTVREGIRWSQVEKTAYQYDWSVVERMLAEGHRQGIQQIWDLCHFGYPDDLTPLHPMFARRFAAMCRAFVRFYRDRYPDDELIVTPINEVSFMSWLGGDACGTSPYCTRQGWEVKVGLMRAYIEGVAAMREIDPTIRILTTEPLVQIVPPLNATRQAIMDAAIADENQFQSVDMLAGYLMPELGGSPDYLDLLGFNYYYNNQWVIGFNNFLPWADPVPDPRWVPFRQLLTKAYRRYNRPIVLTETSHPGIDRPHWIDMIGRECAAVIRAGVPLLGVCLYPIVDRPDWDHLDRWHHSGLWDADLTTDPPGRVLVRDYADALLRAQNKVQMAQIEVSQLPVL
- a CDS encoding esterase family protein; the encoded protein is MQREYHRWHSPNLGRDMELLVFGHAGARVLVFPTRRGRFYDYENFGLVAALADRIEQGWLQLFCVDSIDSESIYNRYIGPSDRIRRHGQYEQYILNEVLPLSRLKNPQPFMISHGCSLGAYHALNIAFRHPQWFGKVVALSGRYDLSAPVAEFPSLFDTYYDDDIYFNTPNHFLPNLADGAVLEHLRRLDIVLTIGAEDPFLGSNLALSEALSAKQIPHELFVWSGRAHHPDDWHKMVQIYL